The genomic DNA acagaattgAGTGCTACGATAGTCATTTCGTTCAGTtacttttgctttcttgggtacaggaacaatggtggacatcttgaagcaagtggggacaacagactgggatatggagagattgaatatgtccttaaacactccagccagctggtctgcacatggtCTGAGGATGCGGTTTGGGATGCcgcctgggccggcagccttgcgagggttaacgccTGAATGACTTACTCACCTCGGCCATGGAGAATGAGAGCACACAGTCCTCGTGAGAAGCAGTTTGATGTTGTtttcctcaaagcaggcaaagaaggtgtttagctttaGTTtagttttccctttataatccatgATTATCTGGAGTCCCTGTCACATATGTCTCATATCTGAGATGTTGAACTGCGACTCCACTTTGTACCTTGAATGTCGTTTTGCCTCTTTGCCTTACGGAGGTCATAGCTGGTCTGTCTGTACGCGTCCATGTTCCCAGTCGCCTTGctatggttaaatgtggtggtttgcactttcagttttgctcaAATGTTGCCATCTATCCACGTTTTTTGGTTTGCATAAGTTCTAATCGAACAAAGTCACTGAGTCCGTGTATACATCGATACTATTtctggaacatttcccagtccgcgtaatcaaaacaatcttgaagaatATATtcccgattggtcagaccaacgttgaaCAATCCTTACCACAGGTGCTTCCTGCTTACGTTTTTGCCTATGGTTGGAGAAGAGCAGAATGGAGGTGTGAtatgatttgccaaagggagggcaggggagagcctTGTAGTCGTCCCGGAAGGGAAAGTAGCAATGCTCCAGAGTCCTCGATGCGCGTGTAGCACAAtagatgtgttgatagaacttctgCAGCATTTTCCTCAGATTTCCTTTATTGGTGCTGAAATTGTGATATGTCTATGCGGCTGCCTAACGAATTGATGATAGGCTTTCTGTGGTGCCATGGCACGTAGCCATAGCTTTGCTTTAGCTAATGTATAAATGTTTATTGGGATGCCAATTGGCTGTCATTTTGTCATGTTAAGTCTAACATTTCACAAAGTTATACACACAAAGCTATGCTGCCATTTAGACAGCTGGCTGGCAGGAATAATGTAATTACTTGTAATTAAAGTTGGAAATTCAAACATTGACGATTGTGAAATACACATTTCGATGCAACAGCATACTAATCAGCTACAGTACCAAAATATTTTTGGGAATATACAACTGTCCTGTATAGCCTATCTGACCCTGCATGACATGAGCCATCCCCACACTCTCTCCCAGCTGGGATAGAACATTGTTGTGCGTCAAACCAGTCTATTAATCCCAAATTATAGTCAgttcaccctcaaaacacttgCTTACTAGGGATTGTTTTATTATGCAGTATAGCCTACTATCTACAGCTAGGCTATATTCCGTATGTAGCTCCTAATTAACTGCTGTTTATAAACCTTTATAAAAATTACACATCAAAAGCCTAACAATGAGGAAAAAAGTAGTCGACTTTAGGATAAATTAAGCCACTATTTATTATTGAACTCAACAGGTTTCAAGGTAAATTAAATCCAATTAAGTTAAATCCAACTTcagagacttctctggtctcctGAAGTCCTCCTTCCTGCTTTtctgtgtctatgtctgtgtctgtgcttgtctctttcttttttctatcTTGAGGCctatagtagctacagtatgCGACAGCATTGCCTTGCGTTTCTGTGGGCAAATGTTTTCATCACGACCTGTAGGTCCAGGTTGCCGGCCCGACTGTTTTCTATACCGAGTATTGCCAACCAAGACAGTCATTACTGAGACATTGTGCATTATATATCCATTGCGCTGCACACATTTTAAACTTAGTCTTGAGTGATGCATGCTAAGATACACAATTCAAATGCAAGTTCACCGGCATGAACAAAATCGCAATCTGCTTTTTctgttcaagccctcaagaagTGTTGTCAGCTAAAGATAATCATCTGTTTGCATCGGCCAATTTATTGGCTGTTCAGTATCCAGACGACTTGTCCccagagcttcctatacagttACAGTATGTAACTGATGTTGCAGAACTGCTGTATTTTAAGCAGCACTCTCTTCTGCCCAGTTTCCCTGATGTTGCCAAGGCAATCAAGCTGTTTTTATCATCCCTGTAACTGTCGCTTCTGCGGAGAAGCCTTCATTAGAAATGTACATAAAACACCATACCATTACACACAAATGTAACCTTCATTTGGACATACAGGCTACTGGTCTAACTGTTACTCTCTAAGATAGTACGCAAGGTGTTGACATACGTATGGGATAAAGAACAACATTGTAGCGAATTCAAAGGGCACCATGAAAGGGACTGATGCATGCAACTCCATTTCTCTTCGCAGTCAGTAACGGTAACAAGAGAGAGAACTTGATTCGGTGTCCTGACAATGCACCATGGCCGTTAGAATGGTATTGCTTTGGggataccgtgtgtgtgtgtgtgtgtgtgtgcagtacagTGACGCCTGTTAAATATGTATAtttactcataacatgatgctgccatcaccatgcttgaagAGTAGtactacccccccacacacacacacctacatacacacacagcccaccCATCTCTACCTATGTATTTAACCATCCAAGTCTGTGTGGTTCTTCCTGAAAAGACCCTATCTCTGGCACAACCTCTTCCAGGTCCTAATACTTAGAATAATATGGGTAGTATGTGCTAAAAGAGCAAGGATTTTCTTGTTACTAAAGCCAATTCTAAAGTATAGTTTCACCAGGTCATCTAATTAAGGTATTTTAACAGTGGCGCACACAGCAACAGGGAACcattctgaaaataaaatgttgggTTTATTCTCAAAATATTGTCACTTTATTCTCCAGATATTGCCACTTTATTTTCGAAATATTGTCACTTTAGTCACGCTATTTTATTTAGACTTTATTCTCAGGATATTTCAGGTTTTAAAAGTACTCtccgtgccccccaaaaaatccaaGTACTCTTTTTTTTATTCACTTTGTCCTAATACTCTTACGTACAGGTAGTGTGTCAACCTCTGGCTCATTCTTTATGCTGTTCTGTTCTCGTTTGCCTGCAAATACTGTGAGTGGAAATAAGCCAgtaagtatccctttaaagttATAATGTCAAATTGAATGATGTTTTTCGACATTTTAACAAAatgcattaaaaatgaaaagctgaaatgtgaaTTGAGTCAAGTAATCAACCCCTTTCTTATTtcctttatgtaactaggcaagtcagttaagaacaaattcttaaatacaatgacggcctacccggggaacagtgggttaactgccttgttcaggggcagaacaacagatttttaccttgtccgcaacgtttcggttactggccatACGCTCTAaccttatggcaagcctaaataagttcgggagtaaaaatgtgcttaacaagtcacataataatgtgcatggactcactctgtatgcaataatagtgtttaacatgactttttaatgactatctcatctctgtacaccacacatacaattatatgtaaggtccctcattcgAGCAGGgagtttcaaacacagattcaaccacaaagaccaatgcctcacaaatgcctcacaaagaagggcacttattggtaataaaaaaagcagacattgaatatccctttgagcatggtgtgtcacgccctgatctgtttcacctttcCTTGTATTTTGTCTCCAccaccctccaggtgtcacccatcttccccattatcccctgtgtatttatacctgtgttttctgtctcttgccggttcgtcttgtttgttcaagcctaccagcgctttgtctcagctcctgtttttccctagtctctctttttctcatcctGGTTTTTgtcctttgcctgtcctgaccctgtacccgcccggctgaccactgcctgtctctgaccctgagcctgcctgccgtcctgtacctttgctccacctctggattaccgacctcttcctgacctgaccctgagcctgcctgccgtcctgcacctttgctccacctctggattaccgacctcttcctgacctgaccctgagcttgcttgccgtcctgtaccttggccactgctctggattatcgacccctgcctgccttaacctgtcgtttgcctgcccctgttgttacataaacattgttactgtattcctgatagtacgaactggccatgactgacccagcagacttggaccagctccactACGCCATCTCCTCctaaggagccaccattggtacACACTAGGAGATGCTTCGTggtctgatggaagggttccaggaCGTGGCCGAATGTCACGACCTAGCATTGCACGCTTTGTGGGAGCAATTCCTTCCGTGTGCTGTCTATTAGGCAGCCTACCATGatggtaacctcccagcccctcagtaacccggctggTAGTAGCGCCGTCACCCCGGTTTCccgggaaccccgcttacctccccgGAGCGCTACGATGGAGATTCCAGAAACTGCCGGgtctttctctcccagtgctccctcgttttcaagctgcagccttcttcgttcccctcGGACCGCTTGAAGATAGCATACATTATTATGCTGATGTTCGGGAGGGCACTTGCCTGCGCCacggcggtgtgggagcaacagtcCGCCGTCAGCCTCAGTCTGGAGGTATTTGTGGTGGAGGTGAGGAAGGTTTTTGAGGCTCcggtgtccgggagagaggctgcccggaagttactccagctttggCAGGGCtccctcagtgtggcagactatgcggtggagTTCCGCACGCTGGCAGCAGAGGGtacctggaacccggaagcgTTGTTCGACACGTTCCTGCATGGATTATCGGCGGGGGTATAGGATGAGCTTGCAGCCCAGGAACTACCAACGGAGCTCGACTCGATCATCGTCTTAACCATCCGGATCGATGGATGGTtacgggaacgtaggagggagaaggGGTCTGATTGCGGTCCCAATTGCTCACTCAAGGATCCCACCTTGCATCTGATGAACTCCGGAAGTCCCTGATAGGTTCTGAGCTTACCCGAGTTCCTCCAAGAGCCTCCAAAGGCTGCCGAGTTGCCTCTTCCCGAGCCGATGCAGCTCGTACACAGACTGAACATCCAGTGTTGTCTGTATTGTGGTTCTGTCGGTCattatgtgtctacctgtcccttcaagagaccCAGCTCATTCGTTGgagtgagtactctggtgggtcttAAAGATAATTGTTCTTCTCCCCTTACTCGCCCCCTTCTCCATGCCAACCTGCTGTGGGGCGACTagtccaagtctctccaggtaCTCATCAACTCAGGGTCCGATGTCAGTCAAATGGACGTGGTTacataaacattgttacttcacacagtaagtgactacaaagatgcaggtgtccttcctaactcagttgccagagaagaaggaaaccgctcagaaatttcaccatgaggccaatggtgactttaaaacagttacagtttaatggctgtgatagtagaaaactgaggatggattaacaacatcgtagttactccacctaactaacctaaatgacagagtgaagagaaggaagcctgtacagaataaaaatattccaaaatatgcatcctgtttgcaataaggcacttaagtaatactacaaaaaatgtggcaaagaaatgaactttttgtcctgattACAAAGAGCAAATCCAAAACATCACTGAGTActgctcttcatattttcaagcatggtggtggctgcatcatgttatgagtatgcttgtcatcggtaaGGTCTAGGGAGTTTCATagcataaaaagaaacagaatacagttataagcacaggcaaaatcctagaggaaaatatggtttagtctgctttcctaCAGACACTCCAAAGAaggaactttatgtcctgaataaaaaGCGTAAAGTTTTGACTTCAAACGCCGTGAAAatttatggcaagacttgaaaatggctatctagcaataatcaacaaccaacttgacagagcatgGAGAATTTTGTGAatagaataatgtgcaaatattgtacaatccaggtgtgcaaagctcttagagactgacccagaaagactcaccactgtaatcactgccaaagggtgATTCtaacatttctgtatttcattctcagtaaatttgtaattttttttttaaataacgtgttccctttgtcattatgggatattgtttgtagatgggtgataaaaaaaagctatttaatcaattttgaattcagactgtaacacaataatgtagaataagtcaagggtgtgaatactttctgaagacactgtatatccTCCTACTAAACTGTGTGGTGCAGTAGACAGCAGCCTTCAGCAAGTTGGTTCTACCCTGCTGATGTGGATGTAACTGTTGTCCCAACGGATGTGCGATGGTAGAAACACGTTTAACCTCGAAGTGTCAGAAAAGAGGCAGAATACCGTATAAATTAAAGGAGTCTGCTCTGTGTCTCTACTCCTCTTTTGACTTCCCATGACAACATCCAATTCAGGGGAGTGAAAAGAATAGAATAGGTTCACCCAAAGGTCAACCTAGAGGGACATTATGTTTGCTTACATGAATCTTGTCTGTTTTTGTTTCTAGGCATATGGCTAAACTCAGAGAACTTCACGGATTGGAGATACTCCACTCCTGTATGAAGCTGATCACATGAGTCTCTCCAACCGACCCCAAAAAAGACTCCCAGTCTTTTTATATCCCTTTCTTGTGCGTGAAAACAAAGTTCACATATGCCATTTGGAAATGACACCTTTCATTCAGCGTATCACGCTTAACATATCCCGAGGCGGACATTGTTTGAAGTAGCTGTTTCTTAAGCCATTTTTATTGTAGCACGGTTTTATATTCCCATGTACCCCCCTGTGTTCTGTTGTGTATTATGACAGGTTGCCCAAGGACAATGTAGCTAAGCCTCACGCATGGTTTTTAATTTTCTGTTATGAAACACCAACTAATAAATGAAAAAGTTCCTCCCTCCCAGCTGGCGTAATATTTAATATGTAAAGTTTAACTTCAAACAGCGTTTAAGATGTTCGGATAGCTAAGCAGAGTGCACGCTATTAAAAAAACGTCATTATTTTTAATTGGATTTAGTTGTTCTTTGCATTTTGTACACAAACAAGGTCATAAACATTAGCAGTGTTCAGTTACGTCAAGTTGGCtagttcaccctctgaatggcacacatactgtacacaaaccgtgtctcaattgtctccaggcttaaaaatccttctttaaacatgtcgcctccccttcatctacactgattgaagtggacttaacaggtgacatcgataagggatcatagctttcacgtggattcacctggtcagtctatgtcttggaaaaagcaggtgttcctaatgttttgtacactcagtgtacatcacTCAGCCATTTCCTAACATACAGTGGGgttcaaaattattggcacccttgataaagaggaGCAAAGAAtactttataaaataaataatacaaatactgggCTATTTTGTATTCTCAATTTCCAAAAATATTGagaatattattttatactaatacaattgctcagagaaagattttgtttaacaTGTAATATTTGTATTCTCAAAAAGATAGGGGAGAACATTGTCACCGCTAAGTTTAGTATTTAGTCATTTTTATTATAAATtgagaatagaatatgtttctaaacattattgtggatgctaccatgataacGGATAATATTGAATGAATTGTGAGTGATGACGAGTGAGAAAGTTAACAGAAGCACAAAGATCATACACCCAAgttatgctaacctctcaccattaccaataatagGTAGGTTAGCATGCCTTGGCCGTATTATTTgtgtgcctctgtaactttctcactcatcaatgccacaatacattatttaccattcatttctattgggcacaaaataatctgaaacacaaccaaaacaaactgcaaatgcatctaacaagtttgtagtcacaagcttgatgtagtcattgcgtgctaggaatactGGACCGAGTACTAAACTTGTAACTACTTTGACAACAGGGGTGCCAATTATTTTGACCCTTATGCTTTTGAGAAAAAAATATGACTTGTTAATTAACCTACAAACTATCTTTATCTGAGCAACTGTATTCGTGTAAAATAACATcattttccaaaatgttttgctcatctttatcaacggTGCCTATCTTTTTGGAGACGACTGTATATTAATCATGTGTGGAAATGGCTGAAATGCTCACATTTGACATTGATTTTAAAGAGCTTTAACATACTGGATGTGTTTGGGGAAAATGGATTAGGATGATAGCGTATATTCCTGTGGTTTAGGGCTGTTCATGTGATTATAAGCCCTGGCACTGGGTACACAGCTTGAGGATATATATTCTATCTATGGCATGGAGGACCCCCTGCTCTAAATGGATCATTACACTGCATGCTTGTTAACAGCTTTGCATCACTGCCAATCATGTAAAGATTACAACCATGAGTTTAATTAAAagggcaatgtgtgtgtgtgtgtgtgtgtgtgtgtgtgtgtgtgtgtgtgtgtgtgtgtgtgtgtgtgtgtgtgtgtgtgtgtctggttgtgtgtgtctctcgctctctctttaatAATGCCATCTTAGAAATGGAGCAACAGTAGGAAAAGGGATACCTATGAATGTATCAGCAGCACGATgactgaagagagaggagacCTGGAGCTTGTTACTTGTTTACAGTACATGTCACCGAAATCTAATCCATGTATCAAAATGAAATGAGTCGAGGACAAAGCTCTCCGTATGTGATCACACTGGCTGTATATCTACAAAACTACAGCTCCCACCTGTGTTGGATTAATAGCAAGCAGGGTTTGCAAGCAACACTTTTTTGGGGGAAGAATATTCACCTGTTCTGGTATAAACAGGATGAGCAGTCATTTCTATTTAATGCTATTTGTTTTCATTCTCACAGGTATGTATGTGCTTTTTGTGTGCCTTTATGTGATATATGTATGATTGATGATATGTTGGTGGGCTCCTTGCTGCTTGCTGCTTGTGGTTTTCCCTGCAAGGCAGGATGTTAAGCAAATAATATTGTTAATAGTTCATGGTAATGGCTACAGAGTGATTTTCACTGCAGCCATTGTTCTGAGGTTACTAATAGGTTAACAGTAGACTAGTGTCCTTATTGGCAGATTAATCATGATATTGTCTCTGTTAAGGCTTGATAAATTGCTAGTTATttgctacagtatacaatacatTCTGAGTTAGAGTGCATTCCAAATGAGTTTCTTATTAAAAACGTGACATAGTAATGAATATTGATCTGTTTGGGTCGACTTAATGAACGCAAGCTGAATATTTCGCTATGCATGATTAAACATCTCTGCATTATGTTGATTGATATTAACCATTTTCATAGGAAATGATTTCCAATTCATTTCCTATGACAGCGAAAAGACGATTGACTCAAATGTATCTCCTTGTAGTGCAAGCTGAAAATGGAGACCTGCAAGGTTATCCCTATCCGTCACCGCCAGCAGCAGCAGAAGTTCCAGTCTCAATAGAGTCAGTGTCTGAAGAGCAGAACAACAAAGGTCATGGTGGAGCAGTAACAATGCCCACAGAGAATAGCCACCTCCAGACTGTGGCTGTAAGTGCATCCCCAGGGACAGATTTGTTCCATACGCCACATGAAAGGCACAATTTCACGAACGCCACAACTGCTGAAGATGCAATTGCTGCTTCGTCAACTGGAGGCTTTGTTTGGAAAGAGGGCTCCGATTTACCTATGCCAGCTGAGGCCAATGAAGCAAATCTCACATTGATCTCTAATTATGAAGCTGGATTTGAATCAATGAAGAATGGCACCGTGATGCCTGTGCCTCATTTGTCCAAAGAcgtggagaaagagaaagcctcAGAATTGCTGCTTCACTCTCTACTTGTTAACAGGAATCAAAGAATCGCTGAATCTATCACTCTTATGTCCACACGACGGAGGCTGGGAGTACCTATGGTGACTGCCACTCATCCTCACATAATTGATAACTGGGCCAAGTCAAATGACAATGAGGAAAAACGAGGCCAAGACGCAGATGAAAATGGGATTTTGGAATTGGAAAGAAACAAGTATCCATTGAGTGAGTCAGAATCCATCTTGCGTGACAGAAAGGACGTTTCTTTGACTACGGAGCGCATGATGACAAACATGTGTTTGAATTGCCTGCAAGAAAAAAGGCCATCGTCAACAGAAAAAATGGCTGTTCTGTCTGCGTTGTTCGACCGAGACAGCTCACTCAGTCTTGGAGGAAATGGAAATATGCTTACTGTAAACTCCAGACACCACAAGGCCTCAATGCCGAGCTCATTTGAAGTGACAACAAAGAAACAAGAGGACAAAACAGTAGTATTTGATGGTGCCAAAACATCCAAAAAGAGCACATTTGATTTCACTGTAAATGTTTTGGATGGGCTAGATTATGAGTTCATAACCCCCCTTTCCTCATTAAACTCTGAAATGAATCTCAGTAAAATCATGTTGAATGATTCATTTGCTAGTACATCTTTCTCAAACTCAGGAACGATTGAAGTCAAGGCAAACACAACCAGAACAGTGCTTCTCACTACAAAGGTGGAAAATGAGACAGTTTCCAGATTGAGTGATATTAGCAAATCTTTTGATAAAACGTTGTTATCAACAACCAGCATGCCTTATCCTTCGACTTCAGAGATCTTTCACACTTTATTATTATCATTGAGCGATAAAGAAGAAAAGATGTCTGGGAAGACTGTGAATCTCAGAAACCAGTCAAAATTGGTTTCTCAAATCCAAGATAATTCATCTGTAAAACTCCAAAACATATCCTCCAGTTTACTTCATAGTTTTCTTGGCGATCACACATTGGCGGGTGTTGACATTACAAATAAGGACACAGAGTTCAGTTTTGAAGATGGGCgaggggaagagcgggagcatgCTGTTGGGCAAGTTATGACAATTCCTCTCATCAATGCGCCATCTCCTTCTGTCCATGGTCTATCTGaccaaaacattgaaaacagTGGGATGGCTGACCCCAACAGTGGGGTTAATGACCCCATCAGTGGGGCTAACAACCCCAACAATGGATCAATAATAAGTGGTATGCTAGACTCGTTTAATTCTCTCTTTAGCCAAGCTCGTGAAATAATCACATCAAAAAGCCACACCACTGACCACATTGA from Salmo trutta chromosome 26, fSalTru1.1, whole genome shotgun sequence includes the following:
- the LOC115162775 gene encoding uncharacterized protein LOC115162775, which codes for MSSHFYLMLFVFILTVQAENGDLQGYPYPSPPAAAEVPVSIESVSEEQNNKGHGGAVTMPTENSHLQTVAVSASPGTDLFHTPHERHNFTNATTAEDAIAASSTGGFVWKEGSDLPMPAEANEANLTLISNYEAGFESMKNGTVMPVPHLSKDVEKEKASELLLHSLLVNRNQRIAESITLMSTRRRLGVPMVTATHPHIIDNWAKSNDNEEKRGQDADENGILELERNKYPLSESESILRDRKDVSLTTERMMTNMCLNCLQEKRPSSTEKMAVLSALFDRDSSLSLGGNGNMLTVNSRHHKASMPSSFEVTTKKQEDKTVVFDGAKTSKKSTFDFTVNVLDGLDYEFITPLSSLNSEMNLSKIMLNDSFASTSFSNSGTIEVKANTTRTVLLTTKVENETVSRLSDISKSFDKTLLSTTSMPYPSTSEIFHTLLLSLSDKEEKMSGKTVNLRNQSKLVSQIQDNSSVKLQNISSSLLHSFLGDHTLAGVDITNKDTEFSFEDGRGEEREHAVGQVMTIPLINAPSPSVHGLSDQNIENSGMADPNSGVNDPISGANNPNNGSIISGMLDSFNSLFSQAREIITSKSHTTDHIDESALPMRMPSIESQSATTSFRSTRRTTAAVKVPPASQALTESVKSLMSELSTTGHLPAQPSVLFKEQQPMSLLPEVSNMQRASVTMMRTLSKKPYSKSADNVNSIDKRTAPPVVLSQTVKPSAKVNAQLPRTTEKGVTFSTKRISETTSKLDIYVSAMMTTTTHVDVKRSTEQRLAVGRGDIKSSGDTFRIFADSAGNLETPNELKNVNILKLKNNKGQESDFSQPQGSLEEVTEMTMDKSSTVHHGIMKTTERLAREEKRTSANMSPSHLLIKLLGATAHRDIHRAENLSELLEEENKSFSSQAPSHKMPVQTVITPSQTLSRIVSFNKKPHIVSKPQQFSTHRVTLTKYANASTKHKQSNQQRHSTKGKKQVFMTTFSRSTVPGPPNQIRNVEVTFNDSPEIVKSTFSTPNSVGNLVYDRRHLSLTSLKRTS